From Phaeocystidibacter marisrubri, the proteins below share one genomic window:
- the holA gene encoding DNA polymerase III subunit delta, which produces MTFEAIQSELNKKIYRPIYFLMGEEPYFIDAIVDRIEEEVLDESERGFNQSVLYGKDVSAQDIISEAKRFPMMSDKQVVVVKEAQHIRNIEDLKSYAEQPQPSTVLVIAYKYKKLDKRKALAKVLAKSHVLFESKKLYDNQVADWVSNMIREGGYKVSPKAVALLTEFVGSDLGRMNQEIEKLMLVVPKGGEISADVIERNIGISKDYNNFELQKALGEGDILKANKIVHYFAQNPKDNPLVVTISLVFSFFTKVMIVHSHPGKSPQEIAGALRVNPYFAKDYLQAAKRYNMNKCLRIVGYIREADGRSKGLGGGDISHEDILRELLFKILH; this is translated from the coding sequence ATGACCTTTGAGGCAATTCAATCTGAACTAAATAAGAAGATCTATCGCCCCATCTATTTTTTGATGGGCGAGGAACCGTATTTCATCGACGCGATTGTCGACAGAATAGAGGAGGAAGTACTTGACGAATCCGAAAGAGGTTTCAACCAAAGTGTACTTTACGGCAAAGACGTTTCAGCTCAAGATATCATATCAGAGGCCAAGCGCTTTCCCATGATGTCGGACAAGCAGGTGGTGGTGGTGAAAGAAGCTCAGCACATTCGAAACATAGAGGATTTGAAATCCTACGCAGAGCAGCCGCAGCCCAGCACGGTTTTGGTGATTGCTTACAAGTACAAAAAGCTAGATAAGAGAAAGGCCTTGGCGAAAGTACTCGCGAAGAGTCACGTACTCTTTGAAAGCAAGAAGTTGTACGATAATCAAGTTGCAGATTGGGTGTCCAATATGATTCGTGAAGGCGGTTACAAGGTTTCACCTAAGGCCGTAGCCTTACTCACAGAGTTTGTGGGGAGCGACTTGGGGCGGATGAATCAGGAAATTGAGAAACTGATGCTCGTTGTGCCGAAAGGTGGAGAGATTTCAGCGGATGTGATTGAGCGCAACATCGGTATCAGCAAAGATTATAACAACTTCGAATTACAAAAGGCCCTTGGTGAAGGTGATATCCTCAAGGCCAATAAGATTGTGCACTACTTTGCACAAAATCCTAAGGACAATCCACTGGTGGTTACTATTTCATTGGTATTTAGCTTTTTCACCAAAGTGATGATTGTTCACTCCCACCCAGGGAAAAGCCCACAAGAGATTGCTGGAGCACTCCGAGTAAATCCCTACTTCGCAAAGGACTACTTGCAGGCCGCCAAGCGCTACAACATGAACAAGTGCTTGCGAATTGTTGGCTATATCCGAGAAGCTGATGGAAGATCCAAAGGACTAGGGGGAGGAGATATTTCGCATGAAGATATTTTAAGAGAATTGCTCTTTAAGATTCTTCATTGA
- a CDS encoding DUF6263 family protein: MTLRSALAWVPAVGAMLFLSSCSQEPTTLRLNLNENYKATTTSELDMKVAITNLMNNEVKEMNTQMEFALGIEGMAPTEEGNQLMKMTIGRVQMDMSMDTMNVNYDSDNVDHELSNEEKTYHSMVGSEIEMELTDRGNLVGIANMESFVDNMIDKMGYADSAQAPMIKAMMMNQMTGDQIQSQFGLNNMSYPEEAVEVGSTWVTDVAMQSVMPLNVVTNYTVKEITETTVVLSSEGVAEVAEGGMPGVEISGTMNGTMTIDKATGWIQSSEGTMDFTSQINMGANNMEMKIGGGYKMSTTVE, from the coding sequence ATGACTCTAAGATCTGCACTCGCATGGGTTCCTGCTGTAGGCGCCATGCTATTTTTGAGTTCTTGTTCGCAAGAACCTACTACCCTTCGCCTTAATCTCAACGAGAATTACAAGGCAACAACTACCTCGGAATTAGACATGAAAGTAGCAATCACCAACCTTATGAACAATGAGGTGAAGGAGATGAATACTCAAATGGAATTCGCCTTGGGTATTGAAGGAATGGCTCCCACAGAAGAGGGGAACCAATTGATGAAAATGACCATCGGTAGAGTTCAAATGGATATGTCAATGGACACCATGAATGTGAACTACGATAGTGATAATGTGGATCATGAGTTGTCTAATGAAGAAAAGACCTATCACTCTATGGTGGGTTCTGAGATTGAAATGGAATTGACCGATCGCGGAAACCTTGTAGGCATCGCGAACATGGAATCATTCGTTGACAATATGATTGACAAAATGGGCTATGCAGATTCTGCTCAAGCTCCAATGATTAAGGCAATGATGATGAATCAAATGACCGGTGATCAGATTCAATCTCAATTTGGCTTGAACAACATGTCCTACCCAGAAGAAGCCGTTGAAGTAGGCTCAACTTGGGTGACGGATGTAGCAATGCAAAGCGTTATGCCGTTGAATGTGGTAACCAATTACACTGTAAAAGAAATTACTGAAACGACAGTTGTACTTTCATCAGAAGGTGTGGCTGAAGTGGCTGAAGGTGGTATGCCGGGAGTTGAAATCAGTGGAACCATGAATGGAACCATGACCATTGATAAAGCTACGGGCTGGATTCAATCGTCAGAGGGAACTATGGACTTCACTTCTCAAATCAATATGGGCGCCAACAACATGGAAATGAAGATTGGTGGTGGATATAAAATGAGTACTACGGTAGAGTAA
- the nadC gene encoding carboxylating nicotinate-nucleotide diphosphorylase has translation MKLKDIPHLERLIDQALREDVGNGDHSALCCIPKDHIGKAHLLIKESGIVAGVELAEMILHQVDNSIVVERFIEDGTAVSPGDVVFIAEGPTVSLLEAERLLLNFMQRLSGVATKTNHFVRLIDGTKAKVLDTRKTTPGLRYLEKWAVVQGGGTNHRMGLFDMIMLKDNHIDFAGGIPEAVKSATDYLKAKNLSIPIEVETRNMDEVRQVLACSGVQRVMLDNFSTELTREAVALIDGRLEVESSGGINENTIRSYAECGVDFISVGALTHSVYGLDMSFKAI, from the coding sequence ATGAAGCTAAAAGACATTCCACATCTCGAAAGACTTATAGATCAAGCGCTAAGAGAAGATGTTGGCAATGGTGATCACAGCGCTCTGTGCTGTATTCCGAAAGACCATATTGGCAAAGCTCACCTTTTGATAAAAGAAAGTGGAATTGTAGCCGGTGTTGAATTGGCTGAAATGATCCTCCATCAGGTGGATAACTCCATTGTTGTTGAACGCTTCATTGAAGACGGAACAGCAGTTTCACCAGGAGATGTAGTCTTCATCGCCGAAGGCCCCACTGTTTCCCTTTTGGAAGCCGAACGACTCTTGCTCAACTTCATGCAAAGATTGAGTGGAGTTGCCACTAAAACAAACCATTTTGTACGCCTGATCGATGGGACCAAGGCAAAGGTGCTCGACACGCGAAAAACAACTCCGGGACTTCGTTATCTCGAAAAATGGGCTGTTGTTCAGGGCGGTGGAACGAATCACCGGATGGGGTTGTTTGATATGATTATGTTGAAAGACAATCACATCGACTTTGCCGGTGGGATTCCCGAGGCGGTAAAAAGTGCCACTGACTATTTGAAGGCAAAGAATTTGAGCATTCCTATTGAAGTGGAAACGCGAAATATGGATGAAGTTCGACAAGTTTTGGCTTGTTCGGGAGTGCAACGCGTTATGCTCGACAACTTTTCTACGGAGCTCACACGAGAGGCCGTGGCTTTAATTGACGGTAGATTAGAAGTAGAGAGTTCTGGAGGAATCAATGAAAACACCATTCGTTCCTATGCAGAATGCGGAGTTGACTTTATTTCTGTAGGTGCATTAACACATAGTGTATACGGACTAGACATGAGCTTTAAAGCTATATGA
- a CDS encoding YihY/virulence factor BrkB family protein produces the protein MSTLDQIKEYGLSIWQGIIQQSKRIILPFFDGLSLFDVSSFFFKGLFEGVITTRAGSTSWSFFLAMFPAIIFIFNLIPYIPIDGMNEEIFLILKEVLPPTTYELVSSTIEDILTHRRADLLSYTFIATIFFATNGTMSLISNFNISFHQLESRAFWQQYLVALGLTVVLGLLIIIGVAAVLFSTNFTEWMVAKEYLPERFTDLIQIGRYLILMVVMFLAISMIFYYGPSKKREWRLFSPGAIMATVLIILSSFAFSFYVDNFSNYNRLYGSIGALLVIMLWIYINSIGLIVGFELNASIAGAKKRRNRLDTLE, from the coding sequence ATGAGCACACTCGATCAAATAAAGGAATATGGCCTTTCCATTTGGCAGGGGATCATTCAGCAATCCAAGCGAATCATCCTTCCATTTTTTGATGGGCTAAGCCTATTTGACGTAAGTAGCTTCTTCTTTAAAGGTCTATTTGAAGGGGTGATTACAACGCGAGCAGGTTCTACTTCATGGAGCTTCTTTCTCGCGATGTTTCCGGCTATCATCTTTATCTTCAACCTCATTCCATACATTCCTATCGACGGAATGAACGAGGAAATCTTCCTCATCCTAAAAGAGGTGTTACCGCCAACTACCTACGAATTGGTAAGTAGCACCATAGAAGACATCCTCACCCATCGAAGAGCCGACCTCCTTTCCTACACCTTCATCGCAACGATTTTCTTTGCGACAAATGGAACCATGTCGCTCATATCCAACTTTAACATCTCCTTCCACCAACTGGAATCACGCGCCTTTTGGCAGCAATACCTAGTTGCTCTTGGACTAACCGTTGTATTGGGATTGTTGATTATCATTGGAGTTGCAGCCGTTCTATTCAGTACGAACTTCACCGAGTGGATGGTGGCTAAGGAATACCTCCCCGAGCGTTTCACCGACCTCATTCAAATCGGTCGTTATCTCATCTTGATGGTCGTTATGTTCCTAGCCATCTCAATGATCTTCTACTATGGACCGTCCAAAAAGAGAGAATGGCGATTGTTTTCACCTGGCGCCATCATGGCTACAGTTTTGATCATCCTTTCCTCTTTCGCCTTCTCCTTCTATGTAGACAACTTTTCCAATTACAACCGACTCTACGGTTCCATTGGTGCTTTGCTCGTAATTATGTTGTGGATCTACATCAACTCCATCGGACTCATTGTGGGATTCGAATTGAACGCAAGTATTGCGGGAGCAAAAAAGCGAAGGAACAGGCTGGATACTCTGGAATAA
- a CDS encoding DUF2147 domain-containing protein: protein MKYALTLVASLFISLSALAQNPDAILGVWLNEPGDAKVEIYKQNGKYFGKIIWLKNDKEEDGSSPNRDNNNPDESLRNRRVIGINILKNLVWDADDQEYDDGEIYDPRSGSTYSLYGYIQNDGKLFLKGYIGFSLIGRSTIWTRSSK, encoded by the coding sequence ATGAAGTATGCCCTAACACTGGTTGCAAGTTTATTTATTAGCCTCTCAGCACTTGCACAAAACCCAGACGCCATTTTAGGTGTGTGGCTCAATGAACCTGGAGATGCCAAGGTTGAAATCTACAAGCAAAATGGCAAGTATTTCGGAAAGATCATTTGGTTGAAAAACGACAAAGAAGAAGACGGTTCTTCTCCCAATAGAGATAACAACAACCCGGACGAAAGCCTTCGCAACCGACGAGTAATCGGAATTAACATCCTCAAAAATCTCGTTTGGGATGCCGACGATCAAGAGTACGACGACGGTGAAATTTACGATCCGCGTTCTGGAAGTACCTATTCACTTTATGGCTATATCCAAAACGACGGAAAGCTTTTCCTAAAGGGCTACATTGGGTTTAGCTTGATTGGTAGAAGTACCATCTGGACGCGATCTAGCAAGTAA
- a CDS encoding CTP synthase, with product MGQSNTKYIFVTGGVTSSLGKGIISSSLATLLQARGYSVTIQKLDPYINIDPGTLNPYEHGECFVTDDGAETDLDLGHYERFLNRPTSQANNVTTGRIYQSVIDKERRGDYLGKTVQVIPHITDEIKSRIKKLGNTGEFEIVITEIGGTVGDIEALPYIETVRQLRWELGSDCLVVHLTLVPMLGATGELKTKPTQHSVKLLQESGVQPDVLVCRSEHHLGDDIRRKLALFCNVTKEAVIESLDAETIYEVPVLMRKEKLDEVVLRKLELPVTGEPDLSRWKDFLYKLKYPKHEVEIGLIGKYVELKDSYKSIYEALVHAGAHNETTVNVRWIHSEDLEPDNVSRLLRDLDGVLVAPGFGERGFEGKIEAVRYARENEIPFFGICFGMQASVIEYARNVLNKPEANSTEVNPNTPDPVIDLMEEQKQVSDMGGTMRLGAQACDLDEGSKVFQVYKRKQISERHRHRFEFNNAYLEDLKNAGLRPSGVNPETGLVEIVEIDSHPWFIGVQFHPEYKSTVANPHPLFVGFVGAAVEYAKNQ from the coding sequence ATGGGGCAGTCCAACACTAAGTACATTTTCGTAACCGGAGGGGTTACATCTTCTTTGGGTAAAGGAATTATTTCATCTTCCTTAGCCACCTTGCTTCAAGCGCGAGGTTATTCTGTAACCATCCAAAAGTTGGATCCCTACATCAATATTGATCCGGGAACCCTTAATCCCTACGAGCACGGTGAGTGTTTTGTTACGGACGATGGGGCAGAGACCGACCTAGACTTAGGTCACTACGAGCGATTCCTAAACCGTCCTACCTCCCAGGCCAACAACGTTACTACAGGTCGTATCTATCAATCTGTGATTGACAAAGAGCGTCGTGGAGATTACTTGGGCAAAACGGTTCAAGTTATTCCTCACATCACAGATGAGATAAAAAGTCGAATCAAAAAACTAGGCAATACGGGTGAGTTCGAAATTGTAATCACCGAGATTGGTGGTACAGTGGGTGACATTGAGGCATTGCCTTACATCGAAACTGTTCGTCAGTTGCGTTGGGAGTTGGGAAGTGACTGTTTGGTGGTTCACTTGACCTTGGTGCCTATGTTGGGTGCTACAGGTGAATTGAAAACCAAGCCCACACAGCACTCTGTGAAATTGCTTCAAGAGAGCGGTGTTCAACCGGATGTGCTCGTTTGTAGAAGTGAGCATCATTTAGGAGACGATATTCGTCGCAAGTTGGCCCTGTTCTGCAACGTGACGAAAGAAGCCGTAATTGAATCTCTCGATGCCGAGACGATTTATGAGGTTCCAGTATTGATGCGCAAGGAAAAACTGGATGAGGTTGTTCTTCGCAAATTGGAGCTACCGGTTACGGGAGAGCCTGATTTGTCGCGTTGGAAAGATTTCCTTTACAAATTGAAATACCCGAAGCACGAGGTTGAAATTGGCCTCATCGGGAAATACGTTGAGTTGAAGGATTCGTACAAGTCTATTTACGAAGCTCTTGTTCATGCGGGAGCACACAATGAAACGACTGTAAATGTTCGCTGGATTCACAGTGAGGATTTAGAGCCAGATAACGTTTCGAGACTGTTGCGAGACCTTGATGGAGTTCTTGTAGCACCAGGTTTTGGGGAGCGAGGATTTGAGGGGAAGATCGAGGCAGTTCGCTATGCAAGAGAGAATGAAATTCCATTCTTTGGGATTTGTTTCGGAATGCAAGCTTCCGTTATTGAATATGCCCGCAATGTGCTGAACAAGCCTGAGGCTAACTCAACAGAAGTTAATCCTAATACTCCTGACCCTGTTATCGACCTTATGGAAGAGCAAAAGCAGGTTAGCGATATGGGGGGAACCATGCGTTTAGGAGCACAAGCATGTGACCTTGATGAGGGAAGCAAAGTATTCCAAGTATATAAGAGAAAGCAGATTTCAGAGCGTCATCGTCATCGTTTTGAATTCAACAATGCTTACCTCGAAGATTTGAAGAATGCCGGTTTACGCCCAAGTGGTGTCAATCCTGAAACCGGTCTAGTTGAAATTGTAGAAATCGATTCTCACCCTTGGTTCATTGGTGTTCAATTCCACCCAGAATACAAGAGTACAGTGGCAAATCCACACCCATTGTTTGTTGGATTTGTTGGCGCTGCTGTAGAATATGCGAAGAATCAGTAA
- the yidC gene encoding membrane protein insertase YidC gives MENKPSFDKTQIIGLVLIGLIFMYFSFTNSSDETPATPQEQPAEVLTEESVVVSDTAIAVDTLRTPDTTAVLEREVQTYSIENNVLSFTISDRGAQVVEALVKDYQTHDSMPLYMVKENQVMDFTLGDWNSGTAWFDVVENTATSLSLTTTTPNGPLTLTWSLRPDEYQVDFKVSGAVDSPKPLSLDWDVSAFQHEKSLDLENQKTGVSYWEIEDGDMESLSMSGDDVESSKNLRWIANSQQYFSQILTAQGRFDSATMGVRMLSVPGYTKQMNSSIHIQTVNGKFEVPMYYYVGPNKYHILKEYDQEYDQLIDFGWGIFGWISRGVVVKVFDWLNGYGLNYGLIILLMALMIKMVLMPFTFTSYRSMAKMRVLKPEIDEINEEYKDQDPMKKQQAVMELYRKAGVNPLGGCIPQLLQLPILIAMFRFFPASIELRQQSFLWASDLSSYDSILRLPFEIPIYGDHVSLFTILMAISTFMYSYMNQQLTGSNSQMPQMKVIIYLMPFVMLFFFNNYPAGLSYYYLVANLITFGQQFAIRSFIDDDAIHAKLQANKEKPKKQSKFQQRLNKAMEEQQGGEGNRRMRRMNK, from the coding sequence ATGGAGAACAAACCCTCCTTTGATAAAACTCAAATCATTGGTCTAGTACTGATTGGTTTGATTTTCATGTATTTCTCATTCACCAATTCTAGTGATGAGACTCCCGCAACTCCTCAAGAGCAGCCTGCCGAAGTATTAACGGAAGAAAGTGTTGTTGTAAGCGATACAGCTATTGCCGTTGATACCTTGCGCACGCCAGATACTACTGCAGTACTTGAGCGAGAAGTTCAGACGTATTCTATCGAGAACAATGTATTGAGCTTTACGATTTCTGATCGAGGTGCTCAAGTGGTTGAAGCTCTTGTAAAGGATTACCAAACGCACGACTCCATGCCTCTTTACATGGTAAAGGAGAATCAAGTGATGGATTTCACTTTGGGCGATTGGAATTCTGGAACGGCTTGGTTTGATGTGGTGGAGAACACAGCTACATCACTGTCGCTTACTACGACTACGCCTAATGGACCCTTAACCTTGACTTGGTCGCTTCGTCCAGATGAGTATCAAGTGGACTTCAAAGTGAGTGGTGCAGTAGATTCTCCGAAGCCGCTTTCTTTAGATTGGGATGTTTCGGCATTCCAACACGAGAAGTCGCTGGATCTTGAGAACCAGAAAACAGGTGTTTCCTACTGGGAGATTGAAGATGGAGACATGGAATCTCTTTCTATGTCTGGTGATGATGTTGAATCTAGCAAGAATCTACGCTGGATCGCCAATTCTCAACAGTACTTCTCTCAAATCCTTACCGCTCAAGGTAGATTTGACAGTGCAACCATGGGCGTACGCATGTTGAGCGTTCCTGGGTACACCAAGCAAATGAACTCTTCCATTCACATCCAAACTGTAAATGGGAAGTTTGAGGTTCCTATGTATTACTACGTAGGTCCAAATAAGTACCACATCCTCAAAGAATACGACCAAGAGTATGATCAACTCATCGACTTTGGATGGGGAATCTTTGGTTGGATTTCACGTGGCGTAGTTGTGAAGGTGTTCGACTGGTTGAATGGCTACGGATTGAACTATGGCCTCATCATCCTTTTGATGGCTTTGATGATCAAGATGGTGTTGATGCCATTTACTTTCACTTCGTATCGTTCCATGGCTAAAATGAGAGTTCTAAAGCCAGAAATTGACGAGATCAACGAAGAGTATAAGGATCAAGATCCGATGAAGAAGCAACAGGCGGTTATGGAACTCTACCGCAAAGCGGGTGTAAATCCATTGGGTGGTTGTATCCCTCAGTTGTTGCAGTTGCCTATTTTGATTGCAATGTTCCGATTCTTCCCAGCGTCCATTGAGCTTCGTCAGCAAAGCTTCTTGTGGGCTTCGGATTTATCAAGCTACGATTCAATTTTGCGCTTGCCGTTTGAAATTCCAATTTATGGAGACCACGTGAGTTTGTTCACCATTTTGATGGCGATCTCTACTTTCATGTATTCGTACATGAACCAGCAACTTACAGGTTCAAATAGCCAAATGCCTCAAATGAAGGTAATTATCTACCTCATGCCATTTGTGATGTTGTTCTTCTTTAACAATTATCCAGCTGGTTTGTCGTACTATTACTTGGTAGCCAACCTCATCACCTTTGGTCAGCAGTTTGCCATTCGTTCCTTTATTGATGACGATGCCATTCACGCTAAGCTCCAAGCGAATAAAGAGAAGCCGAAGAAGCAAAGTAAATTCCAACAGCGCTTGAACAAGGCGATGGAAGAACAGCAAGGAGGCGAAGGAAACCGCCGCATGCGTCGCATGAATAAGTAA
- a CDS encoding TonB-dependent receptor, whose protein sequence is MNYPKTRLLVTVLMLLSGVAALAQGTIRGNVYEKSSQAPLPFVGVKIVDKPGGAVTDIDGYFQINELEPGTYTLEVSYIGYVTETREVTVRGNKINTVQFYLEESSEVLAAVEVSAERQVRQTKVLTAVTNLSMKNIQQFSIGGEPDLVRALQVLPGVVTTGDQGGQLYIRGGAPIQNLTLLDGMVLYNPFHSIGFFSVFDTDILRSAEVYSAGFNAEYGSRNSSVLDVRTRAGNRQRVAGKVSASTYMGKALLEVPIGKKNSNGFSPMSALVSYKKSFLSESSKLFYPYVNTEYNGLPFEFEDVYGKFSYQTSTGSEVNFFGFNFSDNVQFAGNRSIGWDSYGYGANFTAVPPSSRVIISGNFAFSNYDIASNEYEGRPRNSSISGFNGGLDFKYFLRDFDELRYGLEVIGYNTNFAYTNSAGRVLSQEQNTSEIGAYFQYKLEAGRFLIEPGLRMHYYSTLSKFRVEPRIGMKYNATEWLRFKGAAGMYSQNLLAATSDRDVVNLFYGFLSSPDEKPYSYDESLDDTRLQTANHYVLGTEIDLLNNLTLDLEGYIKDFRQVTTVNRNKIYPDDPSYSDRDAYYRKSYITEHGYAYGFDVLMKYNTRKWSLWATYSYAKVTRDDGKQVYNPVFDRRHNTNIVGTYRFGSDLSWEVNVRWNLGTGFPFTPIAGYYQQLPWTQPDGAPDVSYPYTTENGSVGTLYGDLNSSRLPTYHRMDVTIKKAWKFGDHQALEASFAATNVYNRANIFYYDTAERKRVNQLPFMPTLIVSYSF, encoded by the coding sequence ATGAATTACCCCAAAACGAGACTTTTAGTCACAGTTTTAATGTTGCTCTCCGGAGTGGCAGCGCTAGCTCAAGGTACCATTCGTGGTAATGTTTATGAGAAATCTTCACAAGCTCCGCTTCCTTTTGTTGGCGTAAAGATTGTTGACAAACCGGGAGGCGCCGTAACCGATATTGACGGTTACTTCCAGATTAATGAGCTCGAGCCAGGAACCTATACGCTTGAGGTGAGTTATATTGGATATGTAACGGAAACCCGCGAAGTGACCGTCCGTGGGAATAAAATTAATACAGTACAATTCTACTTGGAAGAATCTTCAGAGGTGTTGGCTGCAGTAGAAGTGAGCGCTGAACGTCAGGTTCGCCAAACGAAAGTTCTTACTGCGGTGACGAACCTCTCCATGAAGAATATTCAGCAGTTCTCTATTGGAGGTGAACCGGATTTGGTGAGAGCCCTTCAGGTATTGCCAGGGGTTGTAACTACAGGTGATCAAGGAGGTCAGCTTTACATTCGAGGAGGTGCACCTATCCAGAACCTTACTTTGTTGGACGGGATGGTGCTTTACAACCCTTTCCACAGTATTGGTTTCTTCTCTGTTTTTGACACAGATATTCTCCGCTCAGCTGAAGTGTATTCAGCCGGATTCAATGCCGAGTATGGGAGTAGAAATAGTTCTGTTTTGGATGTTCGTACGAGAGCGGGTAACCGTCAGCGAGTGGCTGGTAAAGTAAGTGCGAGCACCTATATGGGGAAGGCCTTATTGGAAGTTCCGATCGGCAAGAAAAATTCGAACGGCTTTTCTCCGATGTCGGCATTGGTGAGTTACAAAAAGTCTTTTCTCTCTGAAAGTTCAAAGTTGTTCTATCCCTATGTAAATACGGAGTACAACGGACTTCCTTTTGAGTTTGAAGACGTTTATGGTAAGTTTTCATATCAAACCAGCACGGGGTCTGAAGTGAACTTTTTCGGTTTCAACTTTTCAGATAATGTACAGTTTGCTGGAAATAGAAGCATTGGTTGGGATAGCTATGGCTATGGTGCCAACTTCACTGCTGTTCCTCCTTCTTCACGAGTGATTATCTCAGGTAATTTTGCCTTTAGTAACTACGATATTGCATCGAATGAATATGAGGGTCGTCCGCGTAATAGTTCCATTTCAGGATTCAATGGCGGACTCGATTTCAAGTATTTCTTGCGTGACTTCGACGAGTTGCGTTATGGTCTCGAAGTAATCGGTTACAATACAAACTTTGCTTACACCAACAGTGCAGGTCGAGTGCTTTCTCAGGAACAAAACACGTCAGAGATTGGGGCTTACTTCCAATACAAACTCGAGGCGGGGCGATTCTTGATTGAGCCGGGATTGCGCATGCACTACTACAGTACGCTTTCTAAGTTTAGAGTTGAGCCACGTATCGGTATGAAGTACAATGCAACAGAGTGGTTGCGATTTAAGGGTGCTGCCGGAATGTATTCCCAAAACCTTTTGGCCGCTACCAGTGATAGAGATGTGGTTAACTTGTTCTACGGATTCTTGTCGTCTCCTGACGAGAAGCCGTATTCGTACGACGAATCACTAGACGATACGCGTTTGCAAACGGCGAATCACTATGTACTCGGTACCGAAATCGATTTATTGAATAACCTCACTTTAGATTTAGAAGGGTACATCAAAGATTTTCGTCAGGTGACTACCGTTAACCGAAACAAGATTTACCCAGATGATCCTTCGTACAGCGATAGAGATGCTTACTACCGCAAGAGCTATATCACCGAGCATGGTTACGCCTACGGCTTTGATGTGTTGATGAAGTACAACACGCGAAAGTGGAGTCTTTGGGCGACTTACTCTTATGCTAAGGTTACCCGTGATGACGGTAAACAAGTGTACAATCCTGTTTTTGACAGAAGACACAATACCAACATCGTAGGGACGTACAGATTTGGTAGTGATTTGAGTTGGGAAGTAAATGTCCGTTGGAACTTGGGTACAGGTTTCCCTTTCACCCCAATTGCAGGGTATTATCAGCAGTTGCCATGGACTCAACCAGACGGTGCTCCTGATGTGTCTTATCCGTACACTACGGAGAATGGATCCGTTGGTACATTGTATGGCGATCTCAACAGTAGTCGACTCCCAACGTACCACAGAATGGACGTGACCATTAAGAAAGCATGGAAGTTTGGCGATCACCAAGCATTGGAAGCTTCATTTGCTGCAACCAATGTTTACAACCGTGCTAACATCTTTTATTACGACACAGCAGAGCGTAAACGCGTGAATCAGCTTCCGTTTATGCCTACGTTAATTGTCTCTTACAGTTTTTAA
- the rlmH gene encoding 23S rRNA (pseudouridine(1915)-N(3))-methyltransferase RlmH: MDIVLRVMGKTSESYLKEGIEVYLKRLKRYAKYSIQEIPDLKGMKNRNASEQNIAEGQELLKTIGPSDFLVLLDENGKRYSSRGFSEQLQKWMNAGPSTIVFMVGGPFGFSDEVYARANALLSLSDMTFSHQMIRLFFTEQIYRAFTIFKNEPYHHD, encoded by the coding sequence ATGGATATCGTATTGCGCGTAATGGGAAAAACTTCTGAATCTTATCTGAAAGAGGGCATTGAAGTCTACCTAAAGCGACTAAAGAGGTACGCGAAGTACTCTATACAGGAGATTCCAGATTTAAAGGGGATGAAGAACCGCAATGCTTCAGAGCAGAATATTGCGGAAGGGCAGGAGTTGCTAAAAACCATTGGTCCTTCGGATTTTTTAGTGCTCTTAGATGAGAATGGCAAGCGCTATTCGAGTAGAGGTTTTTCGGAGCAACTGCAGAAATGGATGAATGCAGGTCCTTCTACGATTGTATTTATGGTCGGCGGGCCCTTCGGATTTTCAGATGAAGTTTACGCTCGGGCCAATGCCTTGTTGAGCTTGAGTGACATGACGTTCAGCCATCAGATGATTCGCCTTTTTTTCACGGAGCAGATTTACCGTGCTTTCACGATTTTCAAAAACGAACCTTATCATCACGATTGA